The genomic region AATACCCAATACTATGTTAATTGATGAGTTTAACTTAATAGTTACAGCAGAGTTAGGAGCTTTGAGATCTTCAGCTCAAATCATATGTTATGTCTCATTTTGATGCCACTTTTGCTAAAGCCCTATATTGAACAGAGCTGGGTTCTTTGATGGAAAGCTTAAGCTAAGGGACCCGGTCTCACTCTGAAGTAAACTACCTTTCTCACAAACAACATGAGATGTGGTTTTCCACAACTTTACCATTTGGTCCAAAAAGATAATGCTCACATTTCCCGGGTCACTTCCCCTCCAGTGTAGCCCACTGTTTTACTTGCATAGAATATAAATTCCTCCTCAGTTACTTATTTGCCAGTGTTGGTACAGCTGTGCCTGTGTTCATACCTCCTTCTGTGAATTTGTCCACTGCTACAGGTCAGGGATGTCGGTTAATTGCTGTATGATGGACATTTAATATGTGCTATTTGAtgattatggtatatccatatagcTAGAAGTGATAACATActttttgtgaatattaaatgtttACAAACAAATATCCTTTCAACTGTGTGAGTGGATTATGATCCCTCTTCATCCAAGCCCCAGGCACATGGCTTGTGTGCCTCTTCAGGTGGCAATACAAAACCTTTATCAGTGTGGCCTGGAATCACTGGTCCTCAAAATACCAAGACTCAATCTTCCAAAATGATCATTCCTGCTCTCCTGTTTTTATGATTCAATAACATTAGCCCAAAAGTTTCTCTCTGGTTCTCACCTCAAGTGTCATAGAGTGGAAAGCAACCTTATGGGGTGCAgttggggagggggttggggaacATGCGgccagggaagaggagaaagctcCCAGACAAGGGACTTGTGTTTAGGTGCTGTGCTGCACAGACGTCACGAACCTTTCGTCTTTGGCCTTGGATGTCTGTTACGAGAGCCGTGAGCCGCAGCAGCTAACGGGCACTTGCAGTATGGTTAGTCCAAATCGGGATGTGCTGTCCATGTAAAATCACATCTGACTTTGAAATGTTTGTACGAGTAAAGAATGCAGAACAAGTCAGTAATAACTTTTATATTGAATACATGTTGAAAcgataatattttaagatatatcgGGTTAAGAAAAATAGATTGACTTTActtgtttctatttcctttcttaatgTGGCTTCTAGACAACGTAAAATTACACAAGAGGCACACATAGCTTCTGTGGGGCAGGCGTGGTCTGGAGGAGCTTCAGCAGAGAGGGCAGTGCCTGCGGCAGCGCTGAGGAGCTGAGCGCGCCTGAGGGGAGCGGCCCGAGGGCCCCCTCAGCGCCCAGGGCAGCGActcaggaggagaaggcaggactGCCCTCTATGTAGCTTTCAATCTCCCTCAAACTCTTTTGAGGTTAATAGAGGGTGATGTGACTCCACTGAATGTAGATTTCTGGTCCAAATTAGTTTGTTCATCCCAGTACCCTAGAGATACTTAAAGTGCTAATTACGATCATCGTCATTCCAATAGCTCATGACTCAGTAGCACGGAGTGCAGGGCCTGTGTGATAACTCATTTCAGCCCCTCAAGGGCCGGGTGAGACAGGAACTATTGTTACCTCCATTTGAGCAGATGTGGGtgtgagactcagagaaattaagttgCTGGCTCCAGGTCCCACATCTAGAGGTTGACCCAGGCAGTGGGACTCCAGAATCTCTGCTCTTAACCATGATGCGATACCACCCTCTGAAACAGGATCTTTTTCTTGAAACTTCCTTAACACATTACTGTGCCTGCCTCTCCACAGTATAGCAGCAGCCTTAATTTTTCTGCAAAACTTAGATGTTGTTCAGCAGTTTAACAGCTAAGGCATTAAAAAATGCTTACTGTCTCAGAAATTGTGGGCCTACTATAAGGTCGTGAGTGATCCAACCCCTTGTTTTTCCCAAAAGTTGCCCAAAAAAGCATATCTGAGTGCAGTCTGCTTAAAAATGTAGATAGTCTAATTCCAATTAAATAACGAATATCAAAAAATagcaagggtttttttttctttttttttgctattttttgctatttattaaataacaaatagcaaaatatgtTTACTATGTGGCAAACACTGTGCCGATTAccaggggacagagagaaagatgaCAAATTCCATCTCGCAAACAGTTCTGGTCAAGTGGCCCTGGAAGCACATTCCCGCAGCACAATGCCTTGAGGGTTGTGTGTTCAGTGtggtgggagcagaggggaggcacATCCATACATTTGGGGGTTCGGGGTGGAGGTGTAATAGTCAAGAAATCTAAGAGGAGGGAGTGCCTGAGCCATCTTAAAGTACCTCCCCTGGGTTTCTGGGGTTTTATTTCCACTGCGTGAAGGCCATGCTGCAGGCAGCTTTGGTGTGAGCGCTTGTGTCTGCTGGGTTGTTGAGAGCCTGCTGATCCCATTGCTGGTTTTCAGGTACCAGCAAGGTCAACCTCGTGAAGATCCCGTCCACGGCCTCCAGCCCGAGGGACACAGCCCTGGCTGCCATCATCTGCAGCGCCTTGGCCACCGTCCTGCTGGCCCTGCTCATTCTCTGCGTCATCTATTGTAAGAGGCAGTTTATGGAGAAAAAGCCCAGCTGTAAGTTTTGAGGTCTTTCTGTTTCTTACATTTTCGTGACGTGCATTTATCATCATTGTCATTCGAATCTTCAGCAAGAGACTTGACTAAGAGGAGAATCCAGGAGCTGTTAAAGGGACAAAGAGCCCATGAAAATGGACCTCACAGCCGGCTAGCCCCAAAGAGGCACTGAGGGGTGGCACCACTTTATAAGGACATTGAAAGGCAGGGATGTCCCCCTGCCActaggcaaaaataaaaattgttgtaAGCTCTGGCAACATAAGTACTTTACATTTTGAGCTTTCTTGAcaaattttttcctatttgtgcCTCTGTGTAAGAAGAAATGTTTTGAAGATTGAATGAtagccttctttttctttaaaaatacaaaagctaGAATGGTGCTGGTCTGCATTGTGATGTTAACGAACCCCTTTGTAGAGGAAATTGTCTTCGCTGACAGAATTCTTGCCCCCTTCGTTTAGGGTCTCTGAGAGCACAGGACATTCAGTACAACGGTTCTGAACTGTCATGTTTTGACAGACCTCAGCTCAACGAATCTGCTCCCAGAGCCTGTTGCCAGTGCCCCCGGGACCCGGCCCAGAGCTGCGGTAAGCGGAGCGGTGAGGAGGCCATGTGGGGACCGGGGGGTCACAGCTCTGAAGCTGCGAAGAATTGCTCCTGTCCGTCCCACAGCTGGGCTGCTCTGCTCAGTTTTCTAGTTAAAGCTaatcttgttaaatttttctCCACTGTCCCCTGATGGTTTGGGTGCTTTGAGTCTCttaagtattaaaaagaaaaggagcatCTCATAAAAATCCTAGAACTCTTGGGTAACTTTTGAAGCAAATTCGCCTTTGTTGCTTTGGGTcaattgattaaaataatatcaaccTTGTGTGGAGTAGGAGTTTGTATCCTTTCTCGTCTGGTGGATTCAAACTGGGCATTAGTGTGTCTATCGTCATGTCTTTTTTGGATTTCTtaaagaagagggaggagggagctctgTGACAGACAGGGTTTCCACAAACCATAATTGCCTCTGGGATTATTGACAGAAGTGAAAGTTTAGGGAAGTAATTCAAATGGACATTGGTTTCTCGCTTgggaaaaaacaggcaaagggtATACCAGCTTTCTTTGCCAGTTACTTATATTCATCAACACAAGGTTTCTAGACAGACTTTCACTtccccctcctgtccccactgTAGCAACCTCACCTCCTCTGCAAAGTCAGATCCCACGTGGCCGGGTCGCCCTCCTGGAAGCCCGCCCTcgctcccttccctctcctcactccACACATCTCTTAGCACCTTTGAAGCAGTGCTCGTAGCACCGTTTTGTCTCTTACAACCGTTCTTTGTTTTAAGTTAATGTTTCCCAGTTAGATTGACTTATCCTCTTGGAACTATCCAACCTTTCTTTTCAAGAATTTGCaggattcaattttttaatatttcatacaTGGAATAAGACGTTCTCAACATCATTATTTTCCTATTGATCATTACTCCCTTCTAGTTTAGGAATGGGTGAAGAATAAAATATGGGACTTGTGGTGGTGTGTGTGgatcttttttttgcctttgccTACGTAGATAACGGACTCTTAGAGAGCTACCGACAGTGACCATGATCCTTAAAACGCCCGAGTGCGTTGTCTCCTAGATCTTATACAGTGACACTGCCACTAGAATCAGTGAGCAGGAATAATTTCTGAAAGATgaactcaaattttaaatataataaaatacagcTTTGTGCATACTCTGCCTCATCTTAACTTCCATCTGAAAAGAAAGATTCAATACATAGATGGCCTCGTTGCACGTCCTTTTAACAGAACTGGAGACAGTGCCCCGTGCTGATGCCAGGTTCCGGATAGCTTTTGATTTCAATCACTTCCTCCTTAATGGCAGCAccatttttctttgaactttgtaTTATAACATAATTTCAGACttagaaaaatgttgaaagaatagaacaaagaatttcCACAAACCCTTTACCCAGGTTccccaaatattaacattttatctcctttctatATTTGCttcatcatttctctctctctctcagtatgATGGAGAtgtgtagatatatatttttttcacttgccATGTAAAAGTTGGTTGCAGATAGGATGTCCCTTTACCCTCAATACTTCGGTGTTTGTTTCCTAAGAACAAGAACGTTCTCTTACGTAACAGCATgattattaaaatcaggaaattaacattaagTCAATGCTATTATATAATCTAAAGagtatattcagattttcttaattGTCCCAGTACTGTCCTTTGTagcaaaagaaaatcccagataaaagttgcatttagttgtcagaTCTCTTCACTCTCTTTTAATCTGGAATAGCTCCattatctttctttgtttcatgACATTAGTATTTTTTACAAGCACAGGCCAGTAATTTTTTTGAATGACCCTCAGTTTGGCTTTGTGTGATGTTTTCTTGTGACTAGATTCAGAAATACACAGAGATGATGTTGTGTCCTGATGCGCGGCACAGCGTGTCCATCCGTCCCATTCCTGGGTTAAAGTGGTGTCACtttgttaaggtggtgtctgccagatttctGTGCTGTGAAATTATTGTtgttctctttgtaattaataaataccCTATGGGAGACTCTTTAAGACTATGTAAATACCCTATTACTCTCATGATGATGATAGCTAACAAATTCTGgctttctaattccatcattctctctacatttattagttggttTTCTATGGTAAAAAGGAACTTCCCCTTCTtccctatttatttgtttactttaatTAGCGTGGACTCATGGACCTCATTCAGTGGGTTATGACCCtttgctatcattatttattttgatgctccaATTTTCCTGGGTTTGGCCAGTGCAAGGCCCTTCAAGCTGGCTCATGTATCGTTTTGACTTGTCCTCATTATTCTTTTAGCACTATCTTACTTTCTgacacaaaaagaaattctaggcTCATGTTCTGCTTTCCCTCCTTGAGCCCTAGAACCAGCCATTTCTACAAGGAATGGCAATgccttttgcttttaaataattttgagaaattcCACAGGGAGCATCgcatgtttgttgagtgaattgcCAGTGGATCCAGGCACGTCCCCATGATCACAGTGGTATATATTCAGATGGCACAAGATGGCGGCCTGCTTTGAGAGATTTGGGGGAAGCTGTGCTGGTGTCCGTCCTAATGAAGCCTGGTTTCCAATTGCATCTCAATActtaacattcatttttaaaaagggaaatatttgtttcatagttttttttcctgcttataaAGGTAAAGGGATAATCCTCATGAAAATTctggatacacacacaaacatatttttatatatgtaaatatatcattTCTTCAAGTCTTTTTCTCCCTATATATGTGTGTCCTTGTATTTGTCTGTCTACTTTCGTATGTTTATGGTTTTTATAAATCAGAGCTACATGTgcatgtatatagagagagaagtcTGGAATGCTGTTCACCAAATGTTGACAGTGTTTGTTTCCAGTTTATAGGATTGAGgaagatctatttttaaatttcttatctaatatctctttcttttttaaagttttttcttcaGTAAACTTGTATTATCTTTGTAGTCAAAAATATGTACTGCTTCAGTGAACATAATGATGTGTAAAGCTGTGTGCACATACCTAGTTATTCCCTAAGTTACACTCCTAGCAGGCAAAAGAAACGaggatgtgcgtgtgtgtatcgAGTTAAAGGgtttgaagatttttctcttcttgttctgtATTGCTAGACCACTCGCCGGAAGCCgtgctctttctgcttctttgccaGTACATGAGTCTCATTCCACGTGTCCTCTCACAGAGCACACGATTACGTTCCaacattattttttgtgtgtagcaaaatatacacaacatgaaatttaccattttaaccatttttaagtgtacaggtcagtggcattaagtacattcattgttgtgcagccatcgccactgtccatctccagaactttttcatcgtcCCAATCAATCTGAAACTGTGTGtccattctctccctcccccagcccctggcagccgccATCCAACCTTCTTTCTGTCTGATTTTAACTCTTCCAGGTGCTTCATGTAAGTggttcatcattttttttaagataacaagaaagagaaaaaattaaacctCATACTCCTTTTCCTAAAACAAGTCCCCAAAGGAGAATAGCTAAGTTTTCAAGAGCAGTTTTGAAGTGGTATTGAAGAGGAGGTTCCCAGGGAAGAGCCGTGTGCTTCACCCGTCTGTGGTTTTCCTAGGGCCTGCCCACTTGATGCCATCCCTGTGCCGTGACAAGGCCTGCAGCGTCCACCGGGCCGCTCCTGGCTGTAGAGTGCATTCCAAGGCCGCTCTTCAGGACAGGTAACTGGGTATTTTTAATCAATATAATTTCACGTTCCCTTGTGCATATACGCATTCTACTCGATTTTCATGTGAAACTATGAGAACATCACTTTTTGatattattaataacattcaGGACATTGGAGGAAAGCAAATCTTTGGCAAGAATTAGGTGAATCTCTCAGGGTTACTGATATCCCATGCAacattctttattctttacactttattagttttatttttgtcttatattCGTGATTTATGACACTTCTGTCATCTGTAAGTAATTTTTAACATGTCACGTACTCCCAGAATTGTAGAGCATCAGTCAAAGAAACTCAGTGAAGACCCAGGAAACTACATATTTTACAAATTGGATTAAGTGTAACTATATTGATTAGAAGTAGGTGTAGAAATTCAGTTTCAAAGTAAACAGAGTAATTTAACTTGTAGTGTTGAAGCAAGTTTATAACAAAGGAAGCACTACAAGTCTGCTTTAACAAATTGCTGTTTCATCTAGAAAACTTAAAAGTGTAGGTGGAACGTTGCTTTGTAGATGTGTTTTTCCTCCCCGTGGGACACTTAACGACCTTTTTGAACGTGTGTTCAGAAACGCAGGTCCATTGACAGAAATGACGCCCACTTTCTTCGGATCTGTCTGTGGCGAGTTTTCGGACGCCTGGCCTCTGATGCAAAATCCCCTTTGTAGTGACGACATCTCTTTTTGTGACACTTTTCCTGAACTCACTGGAGAAGATTTTCATTCTCTCAGTCCAGAAAATGAAAGTTCGTCATCTTTGGATTCCGACAGTAATCAGGATTTGGTTGGTGGAGCTGTTCCAATTCAAGCTCATTATGAAAACTTTACAGAAACTACTGATTTGTCTAGACGTAGCAGCTCACTGACAGAATCAGTGCTGACTCAGGATACACTAACTTCTAGAAGCCAGCTAGATCAAGAGAGTGGCGATatcgtgaacctaaccactcggacCTGCCCCCAGGTAAGGCAAGGACTGGTGTCAGAGTGGACGTAGCGTGGACTTATGGAAGACCAGAGGGAGTGGAACTCCCACCAAAAATGTGGGGCAAGCTGATGAGAAagctttttcatcttttataacTTCTTGTATGTTATAggagaatgtattttaaattaaatttcaagagccttttttcttttaactaacaGCTAATCTATCAGGGCCTAAAGGGCAGTTGCATCCTTCTAGTCTTCTTTGTAAATCCAGCTACGGACTTAGCGCATCTCCTGGCTCTGTTCCTAACTGGGAGGGGTGAGGTAGTTGCGGGAGCCTCTTGTAAACAGTTCCTCACCGTCGTTTTTCCCTGTGATATTCGTATGCCCAGTACTTCAGTGCACTTCATTCCCTGTCAAGTTAGTGAGAATTTTGGTGTCCTGAAGCCACTCCTCTCCCTCTTCGCTCCTTCACTCTTGTTTTCTAGATTGTTCTGCTTTAACTGATTGATCAGTTTGGTTGGAAATTGATTGTCAGTTGTGATATGAGAGCAAATGCAGCATAAGAACCTTCCAGATAGAGGGGTTTAAAACCAGTTTTTGGGGAGGTGGTGACTGCAGGGAGGGGGCCGTGGGATGGACTGCCAGGCTGCAGGTGGAGAAGCACCCGGGATACTGGGCAGCGACCCTGTCCTCTCCTCCAGGCGAGGATGTGGTCTTTGCTGAGTTTGCCTTagtgtttataaatatttccttaatgtAGGCACATCTATTGTTAGTATACGTCCTTGTGGAAGAATGATGCCAGCCTTGAGTATAAAAGGGCAGAGTCACAGCAGGGGCGAGGCTCCCAGCCCCACAAGCCCCTGCACTGCACAGACAGCGTTGCTCTCACAGcttttccctccctgccccaaatCAGGGGCCCTGGGGCCTGAGGGAAGCTCTCCGAGACCTGCTGCATGTGCTCCTGTGGGCCTGCGTTTCCACGGGCTGTTGTGTCCTTGTCTGATTATATCAGAAACAGCCTGAAGTCAGAGTGTGGCTGGAGCTGTGTTCCTTTTAAGAACAGTACGTAAGTTATATATTGATCTATATCTGCggggttttctttttgaggaagattagccctgagctaactattcccaatcctcctctttttgctgaggaagactggccctgagctaacatctgtgcccatcttcctgtactttatatgtgggacacctaccacagcatggcttgccaagcagtgccatgtccacacccaggatccaaactggtgaaccctgggccgccaaaggggaacatgtgaacttaaccgctgtgccaccgggccggcccctgcagcaatttttttttaactgcaaaaAAATTCTATAATGAATTTATGGGGAGTTCTATACAGAAAATGATTGttggctttggagaaaaaaaatgttggttttctcaaagtaaaggaaattaagaagaaataagtgaagggagggaaaacaaacaaattagaCACAGAAGCCATCCTCTGAGGCTGAGAAAGATCGCTTACTGACCTTGTTCTTTTGAGCCAGCCCATGATGGTTATAACtttcatgataataataaaacttaaGAGTTAGCGTAGGCGAGTGGAGGACTCAGGAATGGACCGTGGGCCCACAGAGCTTCGGGGCTGAGAACGAAGCAGGAAGGAGGCCCTGACACAGGTGAGAGGACCGCTCTCAACTCCTTCAGCAGCTGATCCCATTGTCCCCACCGGGTCCTTGCCAAGCACTTCTAAAATCAAAGGCTTAGGACTCTGAAAATTCGCTCTGAGTCCCATTTCCATTCCAAGATGCTGGTCAGTCAGTTTGGATGATAAACTCGCTGCGTTACCATCACCACATCTCCCTACCTCTCTTGTAGGGGACGTCCGAGTTACAGAATGACTGTGCTGCCAGCTTACTGACTGCGTGGTCAGTAAACAGAATTACCACTCATTTTAATTCTCCAGcttgtttgcatttctctgatgtaAATTCTAAGACTAGGGGATGAAACATCTTGATACCAAATCACATCAGAACCAACCCGTTCTCTACCTTTTTCTGCTTATGTTGTTGGTGAGGTGGATGTGGGGTTGATAAGCACCATTATCACAGCTATATGAACGTAAGACTTTAGAACCAGTTTAGTATATAAAATTGGTGTATAATGATATCAATTCCTTTTCAAAGACAGTTGTCAAGGTAGTTATGAGCTGCATAAAGATACTTTCAACTCaaattattatgaaaagaaagttctaattacatataaaatgaatgagaaaatgttaCATTCAAGTTGCACAATGTAATTTATTAATGAAAGGTTCTTGTTAGCTTTCCAAGATGTGTTATCTCATAATTATTAGAgaatttttgtaaatctaaataaAACATTCTGAATTCAGGAAAGgaattgttaaaatgtaaatcatttcagttttctccctgtaattaaaaatagcaaataatattttGAGCCCATTTTAGAAGATAATATTTTCCAGATTCTGAAAAGCACTTTCTCTTCGGTTGCATTCACTAAATGTGTGAAATTGAGTGAATGCACtttaatcttcaaaagaaaataagaggtgGCCACAGCTGCACGTCCTTGGGAGATGACCCTCTCCGTGATTTCAAGGGTCAACCACGTATTTAACTCGAATGGTGGTGTTTTTCTTCAATCCATCAGACTCCAAAAAGTATTTCACACTTCCTCCAACAGGCTAATTCTCCAAGGTAGAAAACATACTGACTTCTCATAAAGAATTTGATTGCAGCAGCTTGCTATTATAAACCAAAGTCAAGGACTTCTGTTCCTCAATTTCGTGTGTAGTGAGTTTGGCTCCCTGGCCTGGGCTCATTCAGAGTTCTGGAAAGCACtgtatttcagtttgggaaatatATAAAGGCAGCAATAGCCGTAATagccatccttttattttatttatttatttttttgctgaggaagattggccctgagctaacatctgttgccaatcttctttctttgcttgaggaagatgattgtgctgagctaacagctgcgtcagtcttcctctattttgtatgtgtgacgctgccacagcatggctcaatgaggggtatgcaggtctgcacccaggaaatgaatctgcgaaccctgggcctggagcacccaaacttaaccactatgccgctgggctggccccaagccctccttttttttaagtgatttatctctattttattttcaatgaaacTTTAATTTCCTATCCAGGCATTCacttgtattttcagttttt from Equus przewalskii isolate Varuska chromosome 16, EquPr2, whole genome shotgun sequence harbors:
- the TNFRSF19 gene encoding tumor necrosis factor receptor superfamily member 19; amino-acid sequence: MALKVLLEQEKRFFTVVVLLACLACEVICETGDCRQQEFRDRSGNCVLCQQCGPGMELSKECGFGYGEDAQCVTCRPHRFKEDWGFQKCKPCLDCAVVNRFQKANCSVTSDAVCGDCLPGFYRKTKLVGFQDMECVPCGEPPPPYEPHCTSKVNLVKIPSTASSPRDTALAAIICSALATVLLALLILCVIYCKRQFMEKKPSWSLRAQDIQYNGSELSCFDRPQLNESAPRACCQCPRDPAQSCGPAHLMPSLCRDKACSVHRAAPGCRVHSKAALQDRNAGPLTEMTPTFFGSVCGEFSDAWPLMQNPLCSDDISFCDTFPELTGEDFHSLSPENESSSSLDSDSNQDLVGGAVPIQAHYENFTETTDLSRRSSSLTESVLTQDTLTSRSQLDQESGDIVNLTTRTCPQEA